From bacterium, a single genomic window includes:
- a CDS encoding YdeI/OmpD-associated family protein has product MNKKAGEFFENLSPSNKKQYIWWISSAKREETRSKRIKEAVRRLSQRKKPGMQ; this is encoded by the coding sequence TTGAATAAAAAGGCCGGTGAATTTTTTGAAAACCTGTCGCCGTCAAATAAAAAACAGTATATATGGTGGATTTCAAGCGCGAAAAGAGAGGAAACAAGGTCTAAAAGAATAAAGGAAGCCGTAAGAAGATTATCCCAAAGAAAGAAGCCTGGAATGCAGTAA
- a CDS encoding virulence RhuM family protein — protein MLKKEQNKSQLIIYQTETGETKIDVRFQDETVWLSQQLMAELFQTTKQNISLHIANIYEEKELLPQATVKEFLTVKKEGNRQVSRNVEYYNLDMIISVGYRVKSKVATHFRQWATSHLREFIIKGFVLDDERLKNPKQPFDYFDELARRIQDIRTSERRFYQKITDIYATSVDYDPTDEMSIEFFKTVQNKMHWAITGRTAAEIIYERVDSKKKNMGLTSWRGTKIRKDDVAIAKNYLSGEELLGLNNLVEQYLVFAEGQAMRRVPMYMKDWIKKLHGFLQFNERDILTHAGRISHQLALEKAELEYEQYARDRQLVSDRKGNAFDELVNETRMIEVVSKKKRTRKPDNET, from the coding sequence ATGCTTAAAAAAGAACAAAACAAATCACAACTTATAATTTATCAAACCGAAACCGGAGAGACAAAAATTGACGTGCGGTTTCAGGACGAAACAGTTTGGCTTTCGCAGCAGTTAATGGCTGAATTATTTCAAACGACAAAACAAAATATAAGCCTTCATATCGCGAATATTTACGAAGAAAAGGAACTTTTGCCTCAGGCAACTGTCAAGGAATTCTTGACAGTTAAAAAAGAAGGCAATCGGCAGGTAAGCCGTAATGTTGAATATTACAATCTCGATATGATCATTTCCGTAGGCTACCGGGTTAAATCAAAGGTGGCGACACATTTCAGGCAGTGGGCTACAAGCCACTTGCGGGAATTTATAATAAAAGGTTTTGTTCTGGATGATGAACGGCTTAAAAACCCGAAGCAGCCTTTTGATTATTTTGACGAATTGGCCAGGCGCATTCAGGATATCCGGACTTCCGAACGCCGGTTTTATCAAAAGATTACGGATATTTACGCTACAAGTGTCGATTATGACCCGACGGATGAGATGAGTATTGAATTTTTCAAAACAGTGCAGAATAAAATGCACTGGGCGATTACAGGACGGACCGCGGCAGAAATTATTTATGAACGGGTGGATAGCAAAAAGAAGAATATGGGGCTGACCAGTTGGCGGGGGACAAAAATCAGGAAGGACGATGTCGCGATCGCGAAAAACTATTTGAGTGGAGAGGAATTGCTGGGCTTGAATAATCTGGTGGAACAATATTTGGTTTTTGCCGAAGGCCAGGCGATGAGGCGCGTTCCCATGTACATGAAAGACTGGATTAAAAAACTGCATGGTTTTCTTCAGTTCAATGAACGGGATATCTTGACGCACGCGGGCAGGATATCTCACCAGCTTGCTTTGGAAAAGGCCGAGCTTGAATATGAGCAATACGCGCGGGACAGACAGCTTGTATCTGACAGGAAAGGTAATGCTTTTGATGAGCTTGTCAATGAAACCAGAATGATTGAAGTTGTAAGCAAAAAAAAGAGGACAAGGAAACCGGATAATGAAACCTAA